From Lolium perenne isolate Kyuss_39 chromosome 5, Kyuss_2.0, whole genome shotgun sequence, a single genomic window includes:
- the LOC127302420 gene encoding argininosuccinate lyase, chloroplastic — translation MEALVDIVEGPAKRLDAVISHYDQMLTVLNLWCNDSIDKFVTQIKELQVELVLLAVRNEGLVVPCFNRNAYCILLGDMLLSKVEQLENDVSRLLSCKNKMESTRLTPSPSGSNVCSMSSLCNGCLHHVHNSIMDFGNLIVGDIAHDLTDLENDLHTLNLWLTPNDEVTKSLHLMWGHKIDLGIIEILGHSGSIYNEAADSSKRFLKAYKVVPEMIKAAREFIRNLFFNPEKFPSFPPIGSAGDPKLAGFRASKDLERLYGGEAAVRQDFISHSDDTAGKLLDWLRRLHQLEQRS, via the exons ATGGAAGCGCTTGTTGACATAGTTGAAGGACCAGCTAAAAGGCTGGATGCAGTaataagtcattatgatcaaatgCTAACAGTCCTAAATTTATGGTGCAACGACTCCATTGATAAATTTGTTACTCAAATAAAAGAACTCCAG GTTGAGCTTGTTTTGCTAGCAGTAAGAAACGAGGGATTGGTTGTACCTTGCTTCAATAGGAATGCATACTGTATTCTACTTGGCGATATGTTATTGTCGAAAGTTGAACAG CTAGAAAATGATGTCTCTCGGCTTCTTAGTTGCAAAAACAAGATGGAATCTACACGACTAACTCCTTCCCCTTCAGGAAGCAACGTTTGTTCTATGAGCAG CTTATGTAATGGTTGTTTGCATCACGTACACAACTCTATTATGGATTTTGGAAATCTGATCGTCGGTGACATCGCACACGATCTTACAGATCTTGAGAATGACCTGCATACATTAAATCTCTGGTTGACACCGAATGATGAAGTGACCAAAAGTTTACACCTTATGTGGGGGCACAAGATTGATCTAGGTATTATTGAAATACTGGGACATTCTGGCTCTATCTACAATGAAGCTGCG GATAGCAGCAAGCGGTTTTTGAAAGCCTACAAAGTTGTTCCAGAGATGATCAAAGCAGCTAGAGAATTCATAAGAAACTTGTTTTTTAATCCTGAAAAGTTTCCGAGCTTCCCACCTATTGGTTCCGCTGGTGATCCAAAGCTTGCAGGTTTCCGTGCATCGAAG GATCTAGAGCGACTATACGGTGGGGAAGCTGCGGTGAGGCAAGATTTCATATCTCACAGCGACGATACTGCGGGGAAGCTGCTCGATTGGCTCCGGCGTCTTCATCAGTTGGAGCAGAGAAGTTAG
- the LOC127302421 gene encoding uncharacterized protein isoform X1: MEVAAEAGAYEEMLRVVEACAARIRWRLRPQSKRRLLNDIMFLCTGLRPVILMDYGGTMPQLQDNLCSLLHHARQEASILNPLRVMVIDDMLYVIHIQGLAEHVSPNARSQHQLAFVDLEKSCCQLLANTEKNETMMELLSIQDRFSATFPVEAVVEPGTTKQDPRLPERANDVECTGSIADTTSLVVVLSAFLESTQIALPSLNGWLLGYPVTYLFRNESAEAATRNLSKHSLHIYRIYVVRNLHSDAKQSEVELLSFSVPCDLSAKREEEPWAKSFLAHMNKKVERCSHVWTSVRIEMEVFQSQSGVIVL; this comes from the exons atggaggtggcggcggaggcggGGGCGTACGAGGAGATGCTGCGGGTGGTGGAGGCGTGCGCCGCCCGCATCCGGTGGCGCCTCCGGCCCCAGTCCAAGCGCCGCCTCCTCAACG ATATCATGTTCCTCTGCACCGGGTTGCGGCCTGTGATACTCATGGACTACGGTGGCACGATGCCTCAGCTACAGGATAATCTCTGCAGCCTGCTGCACCACGCTCGGCAG GAAGCAAGCATCTTGAATCCACTAAGGGTGATGGTTATCGACGATATGCTCtatgtgattcacatacaaggactTGCTGAACATGTGTCACCAAATGCAAGGTCACAGCACCAGCTAGCTTTTGTGGACCTAGAGAAAAGCTGTTGCCAA TTGCTTGCCAACACAGAAAAAAATGAAACCATGATGGAGCTTTTATCTATCCAAGATCGTTTTTCAGCTACATTCCCTGTTGAAGCAGTTGTAGAACCTGGAACAACAAAGCAGGACCCAAGACTCCCAGAGAGAGCCAATGATGTGGAGTGCACTGGCAGTATTGCGGACACGACCTCACTGGTTGTTGTTCTGAGTGCCTTCCTAGAGAGTACCCAAATTGCACTGCCTTCTCTGAATGG GTGGCTTCTGGGTTATCCTGTAACGTATTTGTTTCGCAATGAAAGTGCTGAGGCAGCCACACGGAATCTCTCCAAGCACTCTCTTCATATCTATAGGATATATGTTGTCAG AAATCTCCATTCAGATGCTAAACAATCAGAAGTGGAACTGTTGAG TTTTTCAGTTCCTTGTGACTTGAGTGCGAAACGGGAGGAAGAACCATGGGCAAAATCATTTCTAGCTCACATGAACAAGAAGGTCGAGCGGTGCAGCCATGTCTGGACATCAGTGCGAATTGAGATGGAGGTTTTCCAAAGCCAGTCGGGGGTCATCGTGCTGTAG
- the LOC127302421 gene encoding uncharacterized protein isoform X2, giving the protein MEVAAEAGAYEEMLRVVEACAARIRWRLRPQSKRRLLNDIMFLCTGLRPVILMDYGGTMPQLQDNLCSLLHHARQEASILNPLRVMVIDDMLYVIHIQGLAEHVSPNARSQHQLAFVDLEKSCCQLLANTEKNETMMELLSIQDRFSATFPVEAVVEPGTTKQDPRLPERANDVECTGSIADTTSLVVVLSAFLESTQIALPSLNGWLLGYPVTYLFRNESAEAATRNLSKHSLHIYRIYVVSFSVPCDLSAKREEEPWAKSFLAHMNKKVERCSHVWTSVRIEMEVFQSQSGVIVL; this is encoded by the exons atggaggtggcggcggaggcggGGGCGTACGAGGAGATGCTGCGGGTGGTGGAGGCGTGCGCCGCCCGCATCCGGTGGCGCCTCCGGCCCCAGTCCAAGCGCCGCCTCCTCAACG ATATCATGTTCCTCTGCACCGGGTTGCGGCCTGTGATACTCATGGACTACGGTGGCACGATGCCTCAGCTACAGGATAATCTCTGCAGCCTGCTGCACCACGCTCGGCAG GAAGCAAGCATCTTGAATCCACTAAGGGTGATGGTTATCGACGATATGCTCtatgtgattcacatacaaggactTGCTGAACATGTGTCACCAAATGCAAGGTCACAGCACCAGCTAGCTTTTGTGGACCTAGAGAAAAGCTGTTGCCAA TTGCTTGCCAACACAGAAAAAAATGAAACCATGATGGAGCTTTTATCTATCCAAGATCGTTTTTCAGCTACATTCCCTGTTGAAGCAGTTGTAGAACCTGGAACAACAAAGCAGGACCCAAGACTCCCAGAGAGAGCCAATGATGTGGAGTGCACTGGCAGTATTGCGGACACGACCTCACTGGTTGTTGTTCTGAGTGCCTTCCTAGAGAGTACCCAAATTGCACTGCCTTCTCTGAATGG GTGGCTTCTGGGTTATCCTGTAACGTATTTGTTTCGCAATGAAAGTGCTGAGGCAGCCACACGGAATCTCTCCAAGCACTCTCTTCATATCTATAGGATATATGTTGTCAG TTTTTCAGTTCCTTGTGACTTGAGTGCGAAACGGGAGGAAGAACCATGGGCAAAATCATTTCTAGCTCACATGAACAAGAAGGTCGAGCGGTGCAGCCATGTCTGGACATCAGTGCGAATTGAGATGGAGGTTTTCCAAAGCCAGTCGGGGGTCATCGTGCTGTAG
- the LOC127302421 gene encoding uncharacterized protein isoform X3: MEVAAEAGAYEEMLRVVEACAARIRWRLRPQSKRRLLNDIMFLCTGLRPVILMDYGGTMPQLQDNLCSLLHHARQEASILNPLRVMVIDDMLYVIHIQGLAEHVSPNARSQHQLAFVDLEKSCCQLLANTEKNETMMELLSIQDRFSATFPVEAVVEPGTTKQDPRLPERANDVECTGSIADTTSLVVVLSAFLESTQIALPSLNGWLLGYPVTYLFRNESAEAATRNLSKHSLHIYRIYVVRNLHSDAKQSEVELLSSL; encoded by the exons atggaggtggcggcggaggcggGGGCGTACGAGGAGATGCTGCGGGTGGTGGAGGCGTGCGCCGCCCGCATCCGGTGGCGCCTCCGGCCCCAGTCCAAGCGCCGCCTCCTCAACG ATATCATGTTCCTCTGCACCGGGTTGCGGCCTGTGATACTCATGGACTACGGTGGCACGATGCCTCAGCTACAGGATAATCTCTGCAGCCTGCTGCACCACGCTCGGCAG GAAGCAAGCATCTTGAATCCACTAAGGGTGATGGTTATCGACGATATGCTCtatgtgattcacatacaaggactTGCTGAACATGTGTCACCAAATGCAAGGTCACAGCACCAGCTAGCTTTTGTGGACCTAGAGAAAAGCTGTTGCCAA TTGCTTGCCAACACAGAAAAAAATGAAACCATGATGGAGCTTTTATCTATCCAAGATCGTTTTTCAGCTACATTCCCTGTTGAAGCAGTTGTAGAACCTGGAACAACAAAGCAGGACCCAAGACTCCCAGAGAGAGCCAATGATGTGGAGTGCACTGGCAGTATTGCGGACACGACCTCACTGGTTGTTGTTCTGAGTGCCTTCCTAGAGAGTACCCAAATTGCACTGCCTTCTCTGAATGG GTGGCTTCTGGGTTATCCTGTAACGTATTTGTTTCGCAATGAAAGTGCTGAGGCAGCCACACGGAATCTCTCCAAGCACTCTCTTCATATCTATAGGATATATGTTGTCAG AAATCTCCATTCAGATGCTAAACAATCAGAAGTGGAACTGTTGAG TTCCTTGTGA
- the LOC127302423 gene encoding uncharacterized protein isoform X2, with the protein MELSISMAGSAAAMSLVNTKMINHKCAIGLQPRVQFLREVPSSACSMMFNTQCPKRINHKVCRALQAVSPLQCTENPTQAPAVFTDFHVSVLTEEDGAIKIRVTVSSKMTDSIFEKVFSKHVAAAQPLPGFRRMKGGKTPDVPKEVALHLIGPSKVKKAAIKKIINRAVAEYVEKEKLDASKNLKVLQSYEELEAAFEPGKEFCFDAAVHLAGN; encoded by the exons ATGGAGTTATCCATTTCCATGGCAGGCTCTGCTGCGGCCATGAGCCTCGTCAACACCAAG ATGATCAATCACAAATGCGCCATTGGGCTTCAGCCACGGGTTCAGTTTTTGCGTGAAGTGCCATCTTCCGCTTGTTCGATGATGTTCAATACACAATGCCCAAAACG AATCAACCATAAAGTTTGCAGGGCGCTTCAGGCAGTATCTCCACTACAAT GTACGGAAAATCCCACGCAAGCGCCGGCAGTCTTTACAGATTTCCATGTTTCTGTGCTTACTGAAGAAGATGGAGCGATAAAG ATACGAGTAACTGTTAGCAGTAAAATGACTGATTCTATCTTCGAGAAAGTCTTCTCAAAGCATGTCGCCGCAGCACAGCCACTTCCAGGATTTCGACGAATGAAAGGAG GGAAAACTCCAGAT GTACCAAAAGAAGTCGCTCTACACTTGATCGGACCATCAAAAGTGAAGAAAGCAGCCATCAAGAAAATCATTAACCGTGCAGTGGCTGAGTATGTTGAAAAG GAAAAACTCGACGCATCGAAGAACCTGAAGGTTCTGCAGAGCTACGAGGAGCTCGAGGCAGCGTTCGAACCCGGAAAAGAGTTCTGCTTCGACGCGGCTGTCCATCTGGCAGGAAACTGA
- the LOC127302423 gene encoding uncharacterized protein isoform X1 has protein sequence MELSISMAGSAAAMSLVNTKMINHKCAIGLQPRVQFLREVPSSACSMMFNTQCPKRINHKVCRALQAVSPLQCTENPTQAPAVFTDFHVSVLTEEDGAIKTQIRVTVSSKMTDSIFEKVFSKHVAAAQPLPGFRRMKGGKTPDVPKEVALHLIGPSKVKKAAIKKIINRAVAEYVEKEKLDASKNLKVLQSYEELEAAFEPGKEFCFDAAVHLAGN, from the exons ATGGAGTTATCCATTTCCATGGCAGGCTCTGCTGCGGCCATGAGCCTCGTCAACACCAAG ATGATCAATCACAAATGCGCCATTGGGCTTCAGCCACGGGTTCAGTTTTTGCGTGAAGTGCCATCTTCCGCTTGTTCGATGATGTTCAATACACAATGCCCAAAACG AATCAACCATAAAGTTTGCAGGGCGCTTCAGGCAGTATCTCCACTACAAT GTACGGAAAATCCCACGCAAGCGCCGGCAGTCTTTACAGATTTCCATGTTTCTGTGCTTACTGAAGAAGATGGAGCGATAAAG ACGCAGATACGAGTAACTGTTAGCAGTAAAATGACTGATTCTATCTTCGAGAAAGTCTTCTCAAAGCATGTCGCCGCAGCACAGCCACTTCCAGGATTTCGACGAATGAAAGGAG GGAAAACTCCAGAT GTACCAAAAGAAGTCGCTCTACACTTGATCGGACCATCAAAAGTGAAGAAAGCAGCCATCAAGAAAATCATTAACCGTGCAGTGGCTGAGTATGTTGAAAAG GAAAAACTCGACGCATCGAAGAACCTGAAGGTTCTGCAGAGCTACGAGGAGCTCGAGGCAGCGTTCGAACCCGGAAAAGAGTTCTGCTTCGACGCGGCTGTCCATCTGGCAGGAAACTGA